A single region of the Legionella oakridgensis ATCC 33761 = DSM 21215 genome encodes:
- a CDS encoding aminotransferase class I/II-fold pyridoxal phosphate-dependent enzyme has translation MLAIKLQKFISQIQEHGLHRQRRLAGPSEMINFSSNDYLSFSNDRRVKHAYEEGFRRYGTGSGGSMVVCGYHPIHQSLEQAFAEALAVDRCLLFSSGYAANLSVAGLLGQLGMQAVIDKAVHASIYDGLKLARVQYFRYRHNDLMDLSAKIKRAEGDAVIMTESIFSMSGQQAPLAAIAKLSQSHVSAMIVDEAHAFGVIGTQGLGAVMQDNLTQEDVPLRIIPFGKAYASAGAIVAGQALWIEALLQCARPYIYSTAISPAVAYGLLQTLEIIRGAEERRAMLREAICYFRNALYDSPLMWRNSSTAIQQLKLGCPYRAQEYAVKLREQGILCMPMRQPTVSKQETGLRIILNYAHQAEHIDYLMKCLHQL, from the coding sequence ATGTTGGCTATTAAACTTCAGAAATTCATATCTCAAATACAGGAGCATGGTCTGCATCGTCAGCGTCGGTTGGCTGGCCCAAGTGAAATGATTAATTTCAGCAGTAACGATTATTTATCATTTTCCAATGATCGTCGCGTCAAACATGCCTATGAAGAAGGGTTTCGCCGCTATGGTACTGGTAGTGGCGGTTCTATGGTGGTGTGTGGTTATCATCCCATACATCAGTCGTTGGAACAGGCTTTTGCCGAAGCTTTGGCCGTGGATCGCTGCCTTCTATTTTCTTCTGGCTATGCAGCCAATTTAAGTGTGGCTGGATTATTAGGGCAGCTTGGTATGCAGGCAGTGATTGATAAAGCCGTACATGCTTCTATATACGATGGTTTGAAATTAGCTCGGGTTCAGTATTTCCGCTATCGACATAATGATCTAATGGATTTATCAGCTAAAATAAAACGCGCTGAGGGTGATGCTGTTATTATGACAGAAAGCATCTTTAGCATGAGCGGGCAACAGGCACCGTTGGCTGCGATAGCTAAACTCAGTCAAAGTCATGTGAGCGCCATGATAGTGGATGAAGCTCATGCCTTTGGAGTTATAGGTACACAGGGATTAGGTGCTGTCATGCAGGATAATTTAACGCAAGAGGATGTTCCACTCCGAATTATTCCGTTTGGTAAGGCCTATGCTTCGGCAGGTGCTATTGTAGCAGGTCAAGCACTCTGGATAGAGGCTCTTTTGCAATGCGCCCGTCCATATATTTATTCTACGGCAATTAGCCCTGCTGTTGCTTATGGTTTATTGCAGACTTTGGAAATAATTCGTGGCGCTGAAGAGCGCCGGGCAATGCTTCGGGAAGCCATCTGTTATTTCAGAAATGCCTTATATGATTCACCACTGATGTGGCGAAATTCATCCACCGCGATTCAACAATTAAAGTTGGGATGCCCTTATCGTGCGCAAGAATATGCTGTGAAATTACGCGAGCAGGGGATCCTTTGCATGCCTATGCGTCAACCCACGGTCAGCAAACAAGAGACTGGATTACGCATCATTTTAAATTATGCACATCAAGCAGAACATATTGACTATTTAATGAAATGTCTTCATCAATTATGA
- the aspS gene encoding aspartate--tRNA ligase: MRSHYCSDVNEAMIDTLTTVCGWVHNRRDHGGVIFLDVRDRSGLVQVVYEPEKPETFAIAEKLRHEYVVRITGKVRLRPSGMVNEKMATGHIEIVGTELDILNQSQTPPFLPDEHQLVSEDLRYRYRYLDLRRADMQHNLTMRHKLVRVIREYLNDRDFIDIETPMLTKATPEGARDYLVPSRVHPGQFYALPQSPQLFKQLLMMSGFDKYYQIVRCFRDEDLRADRQPEFTQLDLEMAFIDEKNIIELIEGLLKTVFFELLQVELPETLPRITYAEAMRRYGSDKPDLRNPLELVDIADLVLDCNFNVFSSAANDPEGRVVALKLPQGCQLTRKELDNYGQFVGIYGAKGLAYIKVNDRTQGIDGLQSPILKFLSQQHIDAILDRVHAQTGDVIFFGADKEKIVNESMGALRIRLGQDCHLIEPGWKLLWVVDWPMFELDVDTHKLQAMHHPFTSPRNLSADSLKANPLGTLAKAYDIVINGFEIGGGSIRIHQPELQQTVFELLGIQEEEAKDKFGFLLDALQYGCPPHGGIALGVDRLAMLLTASSSIRDVIAFPKTQSASCLLTSAPSATGHAQLNELGIRLAPTVQTK; this comes from the coding sequence ATGAGATCACACTATTGCTCTGACGTGAATGAAGCGATGATAGATACCCTGACTACGGTATGTGGTTGGGTACATAATCGTCGTGATCATGGCGGTGTTATTTTTCTTGATGTCCGTGATCGTTCAGGGCTGGTGCAGGTAGTTTATGAACCAGAAAAACCGGAAACGTTTGCGATTGCAGAAAAATTGCGACATGAATACGTTGTACGCATCACAGGAAAGGTACGCTTGCGGCCTAGTGGTATGGTGAATGAGAAGATGGCAACTGGACATATTGAAATTGTCGGTACGGAGCTGGATATTTTAAATCAGTCACAAACACCACCATTTTTGCCGGATGAGCATCAATTAGTCAGCGAAGACTTGCGCTACCGTTATCGTTATCTGGATTTACGTCGCGCTGACATGCAGCATAATCTGACCATGCGCCACAAGTTAGTACGCGTCATTCGTGAATATTTAAATGACAGGGACTTTATCGACATTGAAACACCAATGCTTACCAAGGCAACACCAGAAGGTGCTCGTGATTATCTGGTTCCTTCCCGTGTTCATCCAGGGCAATTTTATGCATTGCCGCAATCTCCGCAATTATTTAAACAATTATTAATGATGTCGGGATTTGATAAATATTATCAAATTGTTCGTTGTTTCCGTGATGAAGATTTGCGTGCCGATCGCCAGCCGGAATTTACCCAGCTTGATTTGGAAATGGCATTCATTGACGAAAAAAACATCATAGAACTCATTGAAGGGTTGTTGAAAACCGTGTTTTTTGAGCTGCTGCAGGTTGAGTTGCCAGAAACATTGCCAAGAATTACTTACGCTGAAGCCATGCGGCGTTACGGCAGTGATAAGCCAGATCTCCGCAATCCACTTGAGTTAGTGGATATTGCTGATTTGGTATTGGATTGTAATTTCAATGTCTTTTCTTCTGCAGCGAATGATCCGGAAGGAAGGGTAGTTGCTCTGAAATTGCCTCAAGGCTGTCAGTTAACCCGTAAAGAATTAGATAACTATGGCCAGTTTGTTGGTATTTATGGTGCTAAAGGACTGGCTTACATTAAAGTGAATGATCGCACACAAGGGATAGATGGCTTGCAGTCTCCTATCCTTAAATTCCTCTCTCAACAACACATCGACGCCATTCTTGACCGTGTCCATGCCCAAACCGGTGATGTTATCTTTTTTGGTGCGGATAAGGAAAAAATAGTTAATGAGTCCATGGGGGCTTTGCGCATTCGCTTAGGACAAGATTGCCATTTAATTGAACCAGGATGGAAACTCTTATGGGTTGTTGATTGGCCTATGTTTGAATTAGACGTCGATACGCATAAATTGCAAGCCATGCATCATCCGTTCACGTCGCCAAGAAACCTGTCTGCAGATTCTTTAAAAGCGAATCCCTTAGGTACTCTGGCCAAGGCCTATGATATTGTCATTAATGGATTTGAAATAGGGGGCGGTTCCATTCGTATTCATCAACCAGAGCTTCAGCAAACCGTATTTGAGTTGCTTGGTATTCAGGAAGAAGAAGCAAAAGACAAATTCGGCTTTTTACTGGATGCATTGCAATATGGGTGCCCCCCTCATGGGGGCATTGCCTTAGGCGTAGACCGATTGGCTATGCTGTTGACCGCCTCAAGTTCTATTCGTGACGTAATTGCTTTCCCTAAAACGCAGTCTGCGTCTTGTCTTTTAACCAGTGCTCCTTCAGCGACAGGGCACGCACAATTGAATGAATTGGGAATACGCCTTGCTCCAACTGTACAGACAAAATAG
- the mutH gene encoding DNA mismatch repair endonuclease MutH, whose protein sequence is MLIRSLLKNEADLLARCQQIEGLTLAQLAVALQSNIPNHPLQRKGWAGQAIELALGATAGSHAQPDFFDLGIELKTLPVNHLGKPAESTFVTSISLLTIHQETWETSQCFAKLKRVLWLPIEADKRLAFPHRRIGRAILWSPSQEQEAILAEDWSELSWMISSGKLAEIDARLGQYLQVRPKAANGQSLCYGYDESGNKILTLPRGFYLRSSFTATILS, encoded by the coding sequence ATGTTAATCAGAAGCCTGTTAAAGAACGAAGCTGATTTATTGGCACGCTGCCAGCAAATAGAGGGACTTACATTAGCCCAGCTGGCAGTGGCATTGCAGTCAAATATTCCGAATCATCCTTTGCAGCGCAAGGGATGGGCTGGTCAGGCGATTGAATTGGCTTTGGGAGCAACGGCGGGCTCGCATGCTCAACCTGATTTTTTCGATTTAGGCATTGAGCTTAAAACCTTGCCAGTCAATCATTTGGGAAAACCTGCCGAATCCACGTTTGTGACATCGATTTCCCTACTTACTATTCATCAGGAAACTTGGGAAACTTCTCAATGTTTTGCCAAACTTAAACGCGTCTTATGGTTACCGATTGAGGCAGATAAGCGCCTTGCCTTTCCTCATCGCCGTATAGGCCGTGCCATTCTCTGGTCGCCCAGTCAAGAGCAGGAAGCGATTTTGGCGGAAGATTGGTCGGAGCTTTCTTGGATGATTAGTTCAGGCAAGCTTGCCGAAATTGATGCACGCTTGGGACAATATTTGCAGGTTCGGCCAAAGGCGGCAAATGGCCAATCATTATGTTATGGCTATGATGAATCAGGAAACAAAATATTAACGTTGCCACGCGGATTTTATCTACGCAGCAGTTTTACCGCCACGATACTATCTTAA
- the lolD gene encoding lipoprotein-releasing ABC transporter ATP-binding protein LolD: MSKNIVSCRALSKSYHDGNTSIEVLKALDFTVNEGDRIAIVGPSGSGKSTLLHLLGGLDKPSDGQVFMQDINWQTLTEKQRCQVRNKYLGFIYQFHHLLPEFSALENIALPLLLAGQSIEAAAAAARHILEQVGLSAREEHKPAQLSGGERQRVAIARALVHQPQCVFADEPTGNLDHATAVRIFELMLHLNSQRNTALVIVTHDMELAKRMDRIMSLQNGCLIESL, encoded by the coding sequence ATGAGTAAGAACATTGTAAGTTGCCGCGCACTGAGTAAGTCCTACCATGATGGCAATACTTCGATTGAGGTATTAAAAGCGTTGGATTTTACTGTCAATGAAGGCGACAGGATTGCAATCGTTGGTCCTTCAGGCTCGGGTAAAAGTACCTTGCTGCATTTACTGGGAGGGTTAGACAAACCCAGTGACGGGCAAGTATTCATGCAGGATATTAATTGGCAAACTCTAACTGAAAAGCAACGTTGCCAGGTACGAAATAAATATTTAGGTTTCATTTATCAGTTTCATCATCTGTTGCCTGAGTTTAGTGCACTTGAAAACATCGCTTTGCCTTTGTTATTAGCCGGGCAATCCATTGAGGCAGCTGCGGCCGCGGCACGGCATATTCTAGAACAAGTAGGTTTAAGCGCACGGGAGGAGCATAAGCCGGCCCAGTTGTCTGGCGGAGAAAGGCAAAGAGTGGCTATCGCACGGGCACTGGTTCATCAACCGCAATGTGTGTTTGCTGATGAACCAACGGGGAACTTGGATCATGCAACGGCCGTGCGGATTTTTGAATTGATGCTGCATTTAAATAGCCAGAGGAATACAGCGTTGGTGATTGTGACCCATGACATGGAATTGGCCAAGAGAATGGATAGAATTATGAGCTTGCAGAACGGGTGTTTAATAGAGAGTTTGTAA
- the bioD gene encoding dethiobiotin synthase produces MKRYFITGTDTNCGKTYITCQLLHHFQQHCYNAMAVKPVASGCWQEGNERLCEDLLLLQQYNQISEQEICPWRLSLAVSPHLAAMHEQRYLSAQEITDFCYRAGCEDTDYLFIEGAGGLMVPLNNHETWIDFLMLSQIPVILVVGMRLGCLNHALLTESVLKMHNVACAGWIANCLDKDMLMLEDNIETLSQRLHSPLLATVSYGGNLLSHHSFKAL; encoded by the coding sequence ATGAAACGTTATTTTATTACTGGAACGGATACGAATTGCGGAAAAACGTATATTACGTGTCAGTTACTGCATCATTTTCAACAGCATTGTTATAATGCGATGGCAGTAAAACCTGTGGCAAGTGGCTGTTGGCAAGAAGGAAATGAGCGGCTTTGTGAGGATCTTCTTTTATTGCAACAATACAATCAGATATCAGAACAGGAGATATGTCCATGGCGTTTATCACTTGCAGTTTCTCCGCACTTGGCCGCTATGCATGAGCAACGATATTTATCCGCTCAGGAAATCACTGATTTTTGTTATCGCGCCGGATGTGAAGACACCGACTATTTATTCATTGAAGGTGCTGGTGGTTTGATGGTGCCCCTAAATAATCATGAAACCTGGATTGATTTTTTAATGCTCAGTCAAATTCCTGTGATTTTGGTGGTTGGTATGCGTTTAGGGTGTTTGAATCATGCCTTGCTGACTGAATCTGTTTTAAAAATGCATAACGTTGCTTGTGCAGGGTGGATCGCGAATTGTTTGGATAAGGATATGTTAATGTTGGAAGATAACATTGAAACATTATCGCAGCGCCTGCATTCACCTTTATTGGCGACAGTCTCTTATGGGGGGAACTTATTGAGCCATCACTCTTTTAAGGCGCTATGA
- a CDS encoding FmdB family zinc ribbon protein, producing MPIYEYQCTGCHHQFDLMQKIHDEPVKQCPQCSKNTAVRLVSAAGFQLKGTGWYATDFKNKGKPEKPAEKTSSEQGTAGKSSDTATKSQGESV from the coding sequence ATGCCAATTTATGAATACCAATGTACAGGTTGTCATCATCAGTTTGATTTGATGCAAAAAATCCATGATGAACCGGTTAAGCAATGTCCGCAGTGCTCAAAGAATACTGCCGTGCGTTTGGTATCCGCGGCAGGATTTCAGCTCAAAGGTACTGGATGGTATGCGACTGATTTTAAAAATAAGGGAAAGCCTGAAAAGCCAGCTGAAAAAACATCTTCAGAGCAGGGCACTGCAGGCAAGAGTTCAGACACTGCAACCAAAAGTCAAGGTGAATCGGTTTGA
- a CDS encoding DUF1566 domain-containing protein, translating into MFKKCHIVTLLLMFPWVEAVYAANHATKEYVDAQVNRLQSQIAAIPAGPQGSQGPQGPQGAQGPQGPQGEQGPQGEQGEQGPQGPQGEQGPQGEQGEQGPQGVQGDPGPGVAAGGTTGQVLAKASNADYDTEWVDQGGTVYAVGDSYPAGGPQEGVVFWIDATGQHGLIAQTADTGGPLAWDSTVPVPVPPIFIGAQADGVGVGLANTTAIQAVLGANGQAAAACIGIGDGWYLPSKTELSLLYQQRNLQGLGGFQPAPYWSSTESNNAGNTAWDQNFVNNVGGNQIEIAKNNPLFVRCIKAF; encoded by the coding sequence ATGTTTAAAAAGTGCCACATTGTCACCTTACTTTTAATGTTTCCCTGGGTGGAGGCTGTGTATGCAGCTAACCATGCTACTAAAGAATACGTAGACGCTCAAGTAAATAGGTTGCAGTCGCAAATTGCTGCCATTCCGGCTGGCCCTCAGGGCTCTCAAGGCCCTCAGGGACCCCAAGGTGCGCAGGGTCCTCAGGGGCCCCAAGGTGAGCAAGGCCCTCAGGGTGAACAAGGTGAGCAGGGTCCTCAGGGGCCCCAAGGTGAGCAAGGCCCTCAGGGCGAACAAGGTGAACAAGGCCCTCAAGGAGTACAAGGCGACCCAGGGCCTGGCGTTGCGGCTGGTGGGACTACCGGTCAGGTGCTCGCTAAAGCCAGCAATGCGGATTACGATACTGAATGGGTTGATCAAGGGGGAACCGTATATGCAGTTGGTGATTCATACCCTGCTGGAGGACCTCAAGAAGGAGTTGTATTTTGGATTGACGCCACCGGCCAGCATGGCTTGATTGCACAAACCGCAGATACTGGAGGACCTCTTGCCTGGGATAGTACAGTTCCCGTTCCTGTGCCTCCGATCTTTATAGGTGCGCAGGCAGATGGTGTAGGCGTAGGATTAGCCAATACAACTGCTATTCAGGCTGTACTTGGTGCGAACGGCCAAGCGGCAGCGGCGTGTATTGGTATTGGCGACGGCTGGTATTTGCCAAGCAAAACGGAGCTTAGCCTTTTATATCAACAAAGAAATTTGCAAGGCTTGGGTGGGTTTCAGCCAGCTCCTTACTGGAGTTCTACGGAAAGCAACAATGCTGGTAACACTGCATGGGATCAAAATTTTGTCAATAATGTGGGAGGAAATCAAATAGAGATTGCTAAAAATAATCCACTCTTTGTTCGCTGCATTAAAGCTTTTTAA
- a CDS encoding DUF502 domain-containing protein, which produces MKSKSIRSYLLAGLVVWLPILVTFVILRFLVDLLDQTMALLPKAYQPEQLFGIHLPGLGVLLSLLLLLVTGIIATNILGQRLVSWSESILERIPLVRSIYNATKQVIQAIFATNSQAFRKVLLVEYPRKDMWSLAFQTGVTNAELNRHSKSELISIFIPTTPNPTSGYLMMVPKSDVIELAMTIDEALKFIISLGVMQPLSPAAFEVKEQLSK; this is translated from the coding sequence TTGAAAAGTAAATCCATCCGTAGCTACCTGCTTGCCGGTTTGGTGGTGTGGTTACCTATCTTAGTGACGTTTGTTATTCTTCGTTTCCTGGTTGATTTACTGGATCAAACCATGGCGCTTTTGCCAAAAGCATATCAGCCGGAGCAATTATTTGGGATTCATTTGCCAGGGCTTGGGGTATTGCTTTCTTTGCTGCTATTACTGGTTACTGGCATTATTGCTACTAATATTCTGGGGCAGCGCTTGGTTTCCTGGAGTGAGTCTATCTTGGAGCGAATTCCGTTGGTGCGTTCGATATATAATGCCACCAAGCAGGTTATTCAGGCAATCTTTGCAACGAATAGCCAGGCGTTTCGCAAAGTACTTTTAGTAGAATACCCACGTAAAGATATGTGGAGCCTTGCATTTCAAACTGGTGTGACGAATGCTGAATTAAATCGCCACTCAAAATCAGAATTGATTTCCATTTTTATTCCAACCACACCAAATCCTACCTCAGGCTATTTAATGATGGTGCCAAAATCGGATGTGATTGAGTTGGCAATGACGATTGATGAAGCGTTAAAATTCATTATTTCTTTGGGCGTGATGCAACCGCTTTCACCGGCTGCATTTGAAGTAAAAGAACAATTATCCAAATAG
- a CDS encoding lipoprotein-releasing ABC transporter permease subunit, translated as MFKPLALYVGLRYTRAKKKNHFVSFISLSSMLGIGLGVMVLITVLSVMNGFDEEIHKRFFGMAPEITVTGQEGKINNWKALASQLEKEPGIVAIAPYVGGQGLLTHEGQVLPIVLTGIAPDYEQRVNHLQDKLLIGDMKELQHFGIILGRGLADSLGVMVGDKVTIMIPQATVTPAGMIPRFKRFTVKGVFSAGSGFNFDTKLAFINLEDAQKLLQLGTAVSGIKMKIANIYQAPQLSEQLAAKLGPDYEVGNWTQQFGAFFQAVKMEKTMMFLILLLIIAVAAFNLVSSLVMVVNDKQAEIAILRTIGATPSLILWIFIVQGMMVGFVGTLLGLIGGLLLASNATDIVNFLQSLFGVQLLSSNIYFVDYLPSKILFRDLWQICAAALLMSFAATIYPSWRASKTVIAEALHYE; from the coding sequence ATGTTCAAGCCATTGGCATTATATGTAGGATTGCGCTACACGCGCGCTAAAAAGAAAAATCATTTTGTATCGTTTATCTCATTGAGTTCAATGTTGGGAATTGGGCTGGGCGTCATGGTGCTTATTACCGTTCTGTCTGTGATGAATGGTTTTGATGAAGAAATACATAAACGATTTTTTGGCATGGCTCCTGAAATCACCGTGACTGGCCAGGAGGGTAAAATTAACAACTGGAAGGCATTGGCTAGCCAATTGGAAAAAGAGCCGGGTATTGTCGCCATCGCTCCTTACGTTGGCGGCCAGGGATTGTTGACGCATGAGGGGCAAGTATTACCCATTGTTTTAACAGGTATTGCGCCTGATTATGAACAGCGTGTCAATCATTTACAGGATAAGCTGCTCATCGGGGATATGAAGGAATTACAACATTTCGGCATTATCTTAGGTCGTGGTTTGGCAGATAGCTTAGGCGTCATGGTTGGTGATAAAGTGACGATCATGATTCCTCAGGCAACGGTGACTCCGGCAGGCATGATTCCCCGTTTTAAGCGATTTACGGTTAAAGGAGTATTTTCTGCCGGTTCTGGATTTAATTTTGATACAAAATTGGCGTTTATTAATTTGGAAGATGCGCAAAAGCTACTGCAGCTTGGTACGGCGGTGAGTGGTATCAAAATGAAAATTGCCAATATATATCAAGCGCCCCAACTGTCTGAACAACTGGCCGCAAAATTAGGACCAGATTATGAAGTGGGCAACTGGACTCAACAATTCGGCGCTTTTTTTCAGGCGGTAAAGATGGAAAAAACCATGATGTTTCTGATTTTACTGTTGATCATTGCCGTTGCTGCCTTTAACCTCGTGTCGTCATTAGTCATGGTGGTGAATGACAAACAAGCAGAAATCGCTATTTTACGAACGATTGGGGCAACGCCATCTTTGATCTTATGGATTTTTATTGTGCAAGGAATGATGGTGGGGTTTGTAGGAACGTTGTTGGGATTGATTGGCGGATTATTATTAGCCAGTAACGCAACCGACATCGTCAACTTTTTGCAATCTTTATTTGGTGTACAGTTGTTATCGTCCAACATTTATTTTGTCGATTATCTGCCTTCAAAAATTTTATTCCGCGATCTATGGCAAATCTGTGCTGCAGCGCTCTTGATGAGTTTTGCAGCAACCATTTATCCTTCCTGGCGCGCGTCAAAAACAGTTATTGCGGAGGCATTGCATTATGAGTAA
- the nhaA gene encoding Na+/H+ antiporter NhaA, translated as MNKPKSFYNLETIGGLLLFAAALLAIIIANTPLREAYDKLFHLPINLNIGDFEIKKPLHIWINDGLMAIYFMLVGLEIKREIKRGILSSKTSILVPAITALCGLLVPAIIYSLINSGNSFYLRGWAIPTATDIAFTLGILSLLNTKVPFSLKILLTAIAIFDDIGAIVIIAIFFTHKLSWLSLALAGFFTSALIALNYFDCKRLSIYLVIGVLLWAAVLKSGVHATLAGIVIAMTIPDKSSHSLLAQLENGIHPWVVFLILPLFAFANAGVSFIGIDSSMLTNTIVLGIAAGLFFGKQIGIFLPLWFFIKQDHYIKSYKSYQITLTQIYGIALICGVGFTMSLFIGSLAFQNGSNLMNMVKIGVVTGSLISATLGSLVFLLSHRASPPITR; from the coding sequence ATGAATAAACCGAAGTCTTTTTATAATTTAGAAACCATCGGCGGACTATTACTGTTTGCTGCTGCTTTACTGGCAATCATCATTGCTAATACGCCTCTGCGAGAAGCTTACGACAAATTATTTCACTTACCCATTAACCTTAACATCGGTGACTTTGAAATCAAAAAGCCGCTGCATATTTGGATTAATGACGGCTTAATGGCCATTTACTTTATGCTGGTAGGGCTTGAAATCAAGCGTGAAATCAAACGAGGCATCTTAAGTAGTAAAACCAGCATCCTCGTTCCAGCAATCACTGCCTTATGCGGTCTACTGGTTCCAGCCATCATTTATTCTCTAATTAACTCCGGTAATTCTTTTTATTTAAGAGGATGGGCGATACCCACAGCAACGGACATTGCATTCACCTTAGGAATACTATCCTTACTGAATACCAAAGTTCCTTTCTCACTAAAAATTTTATTAACCGCCATTGCCATTTTTGATGACATTGGCGCCATTGTCATTATTGCCATATTTTTTACGCATAAATTATCATGGCTTTCATTGGCATTAGCCGGTTTTTTCACCAGCGCTCTAATTGCCCTGAATTACTTCGATTGTAAGCGACTCTCAATTTATCTGGTGATTGGGGTGCTGCTTTGGGCCGCCGTATTAAAATCCGGGGTTCATGCCACACTGGCCGGCATCGTCATCGCCATGACCATTCCCGATAAATCATCCCACTCGCTCTTGGCACAATTGGAAAATGGCATTCATCCGTGGGTGGTGTTCCTCATCCTGCCTCTTTTTGCCTTTGCTAACGCTGGTGTTAGCTTTATTGGCATTGACAGCAGCATGCTGACCAATACCATTGTTTTAGGAATTGCCGCTGGGTTATTTTTTGGTAAACAAATTGGGATTTTTTTACCCCTATGGTTTTTTATAAAACAGGACCATTACATAAAATCTTATAAAAGCTATCAAATTACTCTGACGCAAATCTATGGCATTGCTTTAATTTGCGGTGTTGGTTTTACCATGAGTTTATTTATCGGCTCCTTAGCATTTCAAAACGGCTCTAATCTTATGAATATGGTTAAAATTGGAGTGGTCACAGGCTCACTGATCTCGGCTACCCTCGGCAGTCTTGTTTTTCTGCTCTCACATCGCGCATCGCCACCCATCACCCGCTAG
- a CDS encoding alpha/beta fold hydrolase, whose translation MTAGQGLPLVLFHGWGFDYTIWSSLLPELMIHHQVYLVDLPGFGLTPLMDWNDFKALLLKQLPAHFAVAGWSLGGLFATRLAIEESSRITHLLNIASSPYFVKEDQWPGVEGKILTAFYRMLERDPQKSLTQFIALQLQGQTAGDLVPKHSSLPGLRTGLDILIDWDLRQALHQLGIPVGYLFGRLDAIIPFKTLMVMKDRYPEFNYYLFSKSAHVPFLSEQENFLATLEDFLQ comes from the coding sequence ATGACAGCCGGACAGGGGTTGCCTCTGGTTTTATTTCATGGCTGGGGATTTGACTATACGATCTGGTCCTCTTTATTACCAGAGCTAATGATTCATCATCAAGTTTATTTAGTAGACTTACCAGGATTCGGATTAACACCTCTAATGGATTGGAATGATTTTAAAGCGTTGCTGTTAAAGCAATTGCCTGCGCATTTTGCTGTTGCCGGCTGGTCTCTGGGCGGTTTATTTGCAACTCGATTGGCGATTGAGGAATCATCACGCATTACGCATTTGCTGAACATTGCTTCTTCACCCTATTTTGTTAAAGAAGATCAATGGCCTGGGGTAGAAGGCAAAATCTTGACAGCATTTTATCGGATGCTAGAGCGAGATCCGCAAAAATCACTAACGCAGTTCATTGCATTACAATTGCAGGGGCAGACTGCGGGTGATCTTGTCCCTAAGCATTCATCATTACCAGGGTTACGGACGGGGCTTGATATTTTAATAGATTGGGATTTACGGCAGGCACTGCATCAGCTCGGCATCCCTGTTGGATATTTATTTGGTCGACTGGATGCCATAATCCCTTTCAAGACATTGATGGTCATGAAAGACCGATATCCTGAATTTAATTATTATTTATTTTCCAAGTCAGCTCATGTGCCTTTTTTATCAGAGCAAGAAAACTTTCTGGCGACGTTAGAGGACTTTTTGCAATGA